In Gulosibacter molinativorax, a single window of DNA contains:
- a CDS encoding cold-shock protein, with the protein MPTGKVKFYDADKGFGFIQGDDGQEVFLHVTALPPEVTSLKPGTRLEYGIADGRKGAQALSVRVIDAPASVVKLKRKSADDMAVIVEDLVKVLDKVGGQLRRGQYPPSSTGSKIAAMLRRVADDLDA; encoded by the coding sequence ATGCCAACTGGCAAGGTGAAGTTTTACGACGCAGACAAGGGATTCGGGTTCATTCAGGGCGACGACGGCCAGGAAGTGTTCCTCCACGTGACGGCGCTGCCGCCGGAGGTCACGTCCCTCAAGCCGGGCACCCGGCTCGAGTACGGCATCGCCGATGGTCGAAAGGGCGCGCAGGCGCTCTCGGTTCGTGTGATTGACGCGCCCGCGTCCGTCGTGAAGCTCAAGCGCAAGTCGGCCGACGACATGGCGGTGATCGTGGAGGATCTCGTGAAGGTGCTCGACAAGGTCGGCGGCCAGCTGCGTCGCGGCCAGTACCCGCCGTCGTCGACCGGCAGCAAGATCGCGGCGATGCTGCGCCGAGTGGCAGATGATCTCGATGCCTGA
- a CDS encoding DUF3027 domain-containing protein, which produces MPDVNSSREPAADIETESATVADTTQAAPPLELTPEQLAESIELAEDALREITEFNFIGDFHDVVDEGDGIYSLRFVSNSPGFRDWWWTAALTRIDGADAPTVLECGLLPGEDALLAPEWVPWAKRLARFRATHDSHGNLLPEADEQAEGDAEASPRSRTRKRTRTRLRRRGESVKTEDAVDSDSDTDTDADTEGDSVPGDEERAATTDRAATHTNSDDVISGAEESKQDEQKHGEQKQSGGAKAKSRTRRRVRPAMNASSATKEELPVAPDIRDYAEEMDEALDGVSFEETDTDDESGR; this is translated from the coding sequence ATGCCTGACGTCAACTCTTCGCGCGAGCCCGCGGCCGACATCGAAACCGAGTCGGCCACGGTTGCCGACACGACCCAGGCCGCGCCACCGCTCGAACTGACTCCGGAGCAGCTGGCGGAATCGATCGAGCTCGCCGAGGACGCGCTGCGCGAGATCACCGAATTCAACTTCATTGGCGACTTCCACGATGTCGTCGACGAGGGCGACGGGATCTATTCGCTGCGATTCGTCTCAAACTCGCCTGGGTTCCGCGACTGGTGGTGGACTGCGGCGCTGACGCGCATCGATGGTGCGGACGCGCCTACCGTGCTCGAGTGCGGACTGCTTCCCGGTGAGGATGCGCTGCTCGCGCCCGAGTGGGTGCCCTGGGCAAAGCGCCTCGCGCGTTTCCGCGCGACGCACGACTCGCACGGCAATCTCTTGCCGGAGGCTGACGAACAGGCGGAAGGCGACGCCGAGGCGAGCCCGCGCAGCCGCACGCGCAAGCGCACGCGGACCAGACTGCGTCGCCGTGGTGAATCGGTGAAGACCGAGGACGCGGTCGATTCCGATTCCGATACCGATACTGATGCCGATACCGAGGGCGATTCCGTTCCGGGCGACGAAGAGCGCGCGGCGACCACCGATCGTGCCGCGACTCACACCAACTCGGACGACGTGATTAGCGGCGCCGAGGAGTCGAAGCAGGACGAGCAGAAGCACGGCGAGCAGAAGCAGTCGGGCGGCGCCAAGGCCAAGTCGCGCACCCGTCGTCGGGTTCGGCCCGCGATGAACGCATCGTCTGCCACCAAGGAAGAACTGCCCGTCGCGCCAGACATTCGCGACTACGCGGAGGAAATGGACGAGGCTCTCGACGGCGTCTCATTCGAAGAAACCGATACTGACGACGAGTCGGGGCGCTAG
- the serC gene encoding phosphoserine transaminase, with translation MTEIRIPADLLPQDGRFGSGPSLVRTQQLDDLMDRATTVIGTSHRQQPVKQLVHDIREGIADLYRVPDGYEVLLANGGASAFWDAAAFGLIEKRAQTAVFGEFSSKFAHSASAPWLEAPDVREAAAGSVARLEAAEGIDLYATAHNETSTGAMVSIERVQHDGALTMVDATSAAGGIAVDLSATDVYYFSPQKNFGSDGGLWLAVVSPAAIERIERIAASDRFIPEFLSLKHAIDNSRKDQTLNTPAVASLSLLESQVRWMNENGGLEFVDARTRQSSNFLYEWIAHNPWASAFVAEEQYRSQVVVTIDLDESVNGKAVTSVLREHGIVDIEPYRKLGRNQLRVGTFASVDPVDVSSLADCITYVVERLD, from the coding sequence ATGACCGAAATTCGTATTCCGGCAGATCTTCTCCCCCAGGATGGAAGATTCGGATCCGGCCCCTCGCTGGTGCGTACCCAGCAGCTTGACGACCTCATGGACCGTGCCACCACTGTGATCGGCACGTCGCACCGCCAGCAGCCGGTGAAACAACTCGTCCACGATATCCGAGAGGGTATCGCAGACCTGTATCGCGTGCCCGACGGTTACGAGGTACTCCTGGCCAACGGTGGCGCGAGCGCGTTCTGGGATGCTGCGGCCTTCGGACTTATCGAAAAGCGCGCACAGACCGCCGTGTTCGGTGAATTCAGTTCGAAGTTTGCGCATTCGGCCTCGGCCCCGTGGCTCGAGGCTCCGGATGTTCGCGAGGCCGCGGCGGGTTCGGTGGCCCGCCTTGAGGCCGCAGAGGGCATCGACCTCTACGCGACGGCTCACAATGAGACCTCCACCGGTGCGATGGTGAGCATCGAGCGTGTCCAGCATGACGGCGCGTTGACGATGGTGGATGCAACCAGCGCCGCTGGTGGTATCGCGGTCGACCTCTCGGCCACGGACGTGTACTACTTCTCGCCGCAGAAGAATTTCGGCTCCGACGGCGGGCTTTGGCTCGCTGTCGTGTCCCCCGCCGCGATAGAGCGCATCGAACGCATCGCCGCATCCGACCGCTTTATCCCCGAGTTCCTCAGCCTGAAGCACGCGATCGACAACTCGCGCAAGGATCAGACGCTGAACACGCCGGCGGTCGCTTCCCTCTCGCTCCTCGAATCGCAGGTTCGCTGGATGAACGAAAACGGTGGGCTCGAGTTCGTGGATGCGCGCACCCGCCAGTCGTCGAACTTCCTCTACGAGTGGATTGCCCACAACCCGTGGGCGTCCGCGTTCGTTGCGGAGGAGCAGTATCGTTCGCAGGTCGTCGTGACAATCGACCTCGACGAGTCCGTGAACGGTAAGGCCGTGACATCGGTGCTGCGCGAGCACGGCATCGTCGACATCGAGCCGTACCGGAAGCTCGGTCGCAACCAGTTGCGAGTCGGCACCTTCGCGTCAGTCGACCCGGTGGATGTGTCGAGCCTGGCCGATTGCATCACCTACGTCGTCGAGCGACTCGACTAG
- a CDS encoding M23 family metallopeptidase, whose amino-acid sequence MELTTQTGNAPLTRRQAREIERRTGVRPVAKIAPVVDVNDTGEIERNEMDALISVLPTELVDRIASPVAGDSPDDAVAVPVAFDARSLSVRAPRPAALVARRRRRAAGGFAAAASVTAIAAVSLSTLSGQATSVAADAHQANLLSATTENAAPQPTETPDEAANEVVTPAPIEVDAQSTTIQSFDSSAVQAAATEVVIETPAEEIAPSGPVESSEPVESSEPAESFEPVETSEPASDYSGSSDSSSSSQTASAPAPSGNIVWPAGSSVSSHYGWRDGRMHEGTDFTPGAGTPIGSIADGVVTDVVYGHGGWGNYVVVTHEINGQSVESLYAHMQDGSISVSQGQHVTAGQRLGAVGNTGNSYGAHLHLEVRVNGSLVDPLSILP is encoded by the coding sequence TTGGAACTTACTACTCAGACCGGCAATGCGCCACTGACTCGTCGCCAGGCTCGTGAGATTGAGCGCCGTACCGGCGTTCGTCCCGTCGCGAAAATCGCCCCCGTGGTCGACGTCAATGACACCGGCGAGATCGAACGAAACGAAATGGACGCACTGATCTCAGTGCTTCCGACCGAACTTGTGGACCGCATCGCGAGCCCCGTGGCCGGGGACTCCCCTGATGATGCAGTCGCGGTACCCGTCGCCTTTGACGCACGGAGCCTCTCGGTTCGCGCCCCGCGCCCCGCGGCGCTTGTCGCGCGGCGGCGTCGTCGCGCTGCGGGTGGTTTCGCGGCCGCCGCCTCGGTGACCGCGATTGCAGCCGTTTCGCTTTCCACGCTTAGCGGGCAGGCCACCAGTGTTGCGGCAGACGCGCACCAGGCGAACCTGCTGTCGGCAACAACCGAGAATGCTGCTCCGCAGCCCACCGAGACGCCCGACGAGGCGGCCAATGAGGTCGTCACTCCGGCGCCGATCGAGGTCGACGCGCAGTCGACCACGATTCAGAGCTTCGACTCGTCCGCAGTCCAGGCTGCCGCGACCGAGGTCGTTATCGAGACGCCCGCCGAGGAGATCGCGCCGAGCGGGCCCGTTGAGTCGAGCGAGCCGGTGGAGTCAAGCGAGCCTGCTGAATCTTTTGAGCCGGTGGAAACCTCCGAACCCGCTTCGGACTACTCGGGTTCATCCGACTCGAGCTCGTCTTCGCAGACCGCCTCGGCGCCCGCGCCTTCCGGCAACATCGTGTGGCCCGCTGGCAGCTCGGTGAGCAGCCACTACGGCTGGCGCGACGGTCGGATGCACGAAGGCACCGACTTCACGCCGGGAGCCGGCACTCCGATCGGCTCGATTGCCGACGGTGTTGTGACCGACGTCGTTTACGGTCACGGTGGCTGGGGTAACTACGTTGTGGTGACGCACGAGATCAACGGTCAGTCCGTGGAGTCGCTGTATGCACACATGCAGGATGGCTCGATTTCGGTCTCGCAGGGTCAGCACGTTACTGCGGGTCAGCGACTCGGCGCGGTGGGGAACACCGGCAACTCGTACGGTGCGCACCTGCACCTCGAGGTTCGAGTGAATGGCTCGCTGGTCGACCCGCTGTCGATCCTTCCCTAA
- a CDS encoding metal-dependent transcriptional regulator, translated as MTDLIDTTEMYLRTILDLEEEGITPLRARISERLGHSGPTVSQTIARMERDGLVEVAPDRRLVLSEQGREKATRVMRKHRIAESLLANVIGLDLSQVHDEACRWEHVMSDEAEERIFDLLGQPTHSPYGTPIPTAEDDGRQMSTDFLDGVQALSEVGADAGPQLVRRLGEPVQADLDLLAMLHGGGVFPGASVTVENAGERFIVTVVGRNAGVIIPVEAARHIYVAK; from the coding sequence GTGACTGATCTCATCGACACCACTGAGATGTATTTGCGCACCATTCTCGACCTTGAGGAAGAGGGCATCACGCCGCTTCGCGCGCGAATTTCTGAACGGCTCGGCCACTCGGGCCCCACCGTTTCGCAGACTATTGCGCGTATGGAGCGAGACGGCCTCGTCGAAGTGGCGCCCGACCGCCGCCTCGTTCTGAGCGAGCAAGGCCGTGAGAAGGCCACGCGGGTCATGCGCAAGCACCGCATCGCGGAGTCGCTTCTCGCCAACGTGATCGGCCTTGACCTGTCACAGGTTCATGACGAAGCATGCCGCTGGGAGCACGTCATGAGCGATGAGGCCGAAGAACGGATCTTTGATCTGCTTGGCCAGCCGACGCATTCGCCGTACGGCACCCCGATTCCAACCGCCGAGGACGACGGTCGGCAGATGAGCACGGATTTTCTTGATGGGGTTCAGGCGCTCAGCGAGGTCGGCGCGGATGCGGGACCACAGCTCGTGCGCCGGCTTGGCGAGCCCGTCCAGGCTGATCTCGACCTTCTCGCGATGCTGCATGGCGGGGGAGTGTTTCCGGGCGCATCCGTGACAGTAGAGAACGCTGGCGAGCGATTTATCGTTACCGTTGTTGGCCGAAACGCCGGAGTGATCATTCCGGTTGAGGCGGCACGGCACATCTACGTGGCCAAATAA